Proteins from one Pectinophora gossypiella chromosome 19, ilPecGoss1.1, whole genome shotgun sequence genomic window:
- the LOC126375667 gene encoding uncharacterized protein LOC126375667, translating into MKVTIYLVTVLYFNLCTCEEDCTSNFMNLSIYLNSIHHAHRTHKVENHDEIQIYLLWSNDTQHNARNEKFTVIAHHLGFDVKKVDEFCSDGLEATRIVAKYLKNVINLKVNITDKMNLHDDGDSLVTSVIVGLTDHRKEEKDSDGVINIGLPFSEECRRTDHGCIKVCKSGHNKTIDGIEYETCTVTVESMNTFTIVISNRIQRYKVLYEILQQFDENYNESSYPNWSEVIKTKNRNILLCTDEKVDDTQIIVKDCTKIGDYTEMGIEAALVPKPLQEETVTNLTVLFYDIPYLLPEHTVMYPNSFTLFNNYNSLLKYALLNFIKRQHWNRIAIISDDSPYSDSFEEELVALFREKGVVYSLKQCLGITCDFKKALQELKKEQAFIIIANVGERYAKKLVENASKLGMTAKARIMWIWRGWPFRGQSEVLKNIGEVFSLNVMPDHRIKKINDLYTNKINAGIEIIKGTLQNIYRNNYKIPRNIAEQLKIDLNNQPVVVKLIKVTPHGPKKLETREIFSSHNGSIKMYATVNYLDLAESCNARSYSFSSPCEDSYPLIILLVIGILLLTLIAIFLIFQKYTNGLRTYRSLS; encoded by the exons atgaaagtgACCATATATTTGGTAACCGTGCTATATTTCAATCTATGTACTTGCGAGGAGGATTGTACAA GTAATTTCATGAATTTATCCATCTATCTTAATTCAATCCATCATGCTCACAGAACACATAAGGTTGAAAACCATGACGAGATACAAATATATCTTCTATGGTCTAATGATACACAACACAATGCCAGGAACGAGAAATTTACAGTAATCGCCCATCACCTCGGCTTTGACGTCAAAAAAGTCGATGAATTTTGCTCGGATGGTTTGGAAGCTACGAGAATTGTCGCGAAGTATCTTAA aaatgtaattaatttaaaagtaaacataactGACAAAATGAATCTTCATGATGATGGTGATAGCTTGGTGACGTCAGTCATCGTCGGCCTTACAGACCACaggaaagaagaaaaagactCAGATGGCGTTATTAACATTGGCTTACCATTTTCCGAAGAATGTCGAAGAACTGACCATGGTTGTATCAAAGTTTGTAAAAGTGGacacaataaaacaatagaTGGAATAGAATACGAAACATGCACAGTAACCGTAGAAAGTATGAACACTTTTACAATAGTAATTAGCAATCGCATTCAACGATACAAAGTACTTTACGAGATTCTACAACAATTTGATGAAAATTACAATGAATCTAGTTATCCGAACTGGAGTGAAGTGATAAAGACAAAAAACAGGAATATATTACTTTGTACTGATGAGAAAGTGGATGATACGCAGATTATTGTTAAAGATTGTACTAAAATTGGCGATTATACTGAGATGGGTATAGAAGCTGCTCTTGTACCTAAACCACTTCAAGAAGAGACAGTTACAAATCTAACAGTACTGTTTTACGATATACCGTACCTGTTACCAGAACATACTGTTATGTATCCGAATTCGTTTACCCTGTTTAACAATTATAACAGTTTACTGAAGTATGCACTGCTGAACTTTATAAAGAGGCAACACTGGAATCGAATAGCAATAATATCAGATGACTCGCCTTACAGTGATTCTTTTGAAGAAGAATTGGTTGCACTGTTTCGAGAAAAAGGAGTTGTCTATTCTCTAAAGCAATGTTTGGGAATAACTTGCGACTTTAAGAAG GCTCTTCAGGAACTAAAGAAAGAACAAGCTTTTATTATAATAGCCAACGTAGGCGAACGATATGCAAAGAAACTAGTAGAAAATGCATCCAAACTTGGTATGACTGCAAAAGCCAGAATAATGTGGATATGGCGAGGTTGGCCTTTTCGGGGGCAATCGGAGGTACTAAAg AATATAGGAGAAGTATTCTCGTTAAACGTAATGCCGGACCACAGAATAAAGAAGATCAATGATCTTTACACAAACAAAATTAACGCTGGCATCGAAATCATAAAAGGAACACTTCAAAACATTtacagaaataattataaaatacccAGGAATATCGCTGAGCAGCTAAAAATCGACCTGAACAACCAGCCAGTAGTTGTGAAACTGATAAAAGTTACTCCACATGGGCCAAAGAAACTGGAAACAAGAGAAATCTTCTCTTCACATAATGGTAGCATTAAGATGTATGCTACAGTCAACTACTTGGATCTGGCTGAATCGTGTAATGCTAGAAGTTACAGTTTCAGCTCCCCCTGTGAAGATTCTTATCCACTAATCATACTTCTGGTGATAGGAATCCTTCTTTTGACGTTGATAGCCATATTCCTAATATTTCAGAAATACACTAACGGGCTGCGAACCTACCGCAGTCTGTCTTGA
- the LOC126375723 gene encoding uncharacterized protein LOC126375723, with the protein MGSRICQVLLWLFLAWPEISSDADSALELGSVDPEFSHEDRWIFRHKKSDDIDRPCLSVHPNARDIGKRFYAILPYFDKEHANTAFLHKFRGTVNQMAQGEDMLDREAAFYAAVLTPVIFLQHYRDTWCLLERFHRALRLYQISHPTDKRSSLKLLQNLRAVNQKIRSFVLNLPGVVPVTRTTTTLDPDDEEIHDKKDIRYLKELVKNLG; encoded by the exons ATGGGATCGAGAATATGTCAAGTGTTATTGTGGCTGTTTCTCGCA TGGCCGGAAATTTCTTCGGACGCTGACTCCGCTCTAGAACTTGGCTCGGTAGACCCTGAGTTCTCCCATGAGGACCGCTGGATCTTTAGACACAAGAAGTCAGATGACATAGACAGACCATGTCTCTCTGTCCATCCGAACGCGCGAGATATCGGCAAAAGGTTTTACGCCATATTACCCTA TTTTGACAAAGAACACGCGAACACCGCATTTCTTCACAAGTTTCGTGGAACTGTAAACCAGATGGCTCAAGGAGAAGACATGTTGGATCGCGAAGCAGCATTCTACGCCGCTGTCCTCACTCCTGTCATATTCCTACAGCATTACAGAGATACCTGGTGTTTATTAGAAAGG TTTCATCGGGCACTGCGTTTGTACCAAATTTCACATCCAACTGACAAGAGATCTTCTTTGAAATTGCTGCAGAATCTCAGAGCTGTTAATCAAAAG ATTCGGTCATTTGTGCTGAATTTGCCGGGCGTAGTTCCTGTGACTCGTACTACCACGACCCTGGACCCTGATGATGAAGAGATTCATGACAAGAAGGACATTCGTTATCTCAAGGAACTCGTTAAGAATCTTGGTTGA
- the LOC126375392 gene encoding uncharacterized protein LOC126375392: protein MMNNSTAVKYRDEYYNYSPYNATRTVPPGIAAYRSALTLDWLAAEDSRQRELVAAIESEPFTPTRLSHSDCISYSRPPSGTVARLMLELLKNLEGDDGNLVPSLIQALVRSKLLMLETSMFDNEPDLDSLVKTPAAMMGEPHTTFPRILATMWMAVTDPSTVKKHGWCTINRMTMFLGATKPSDVAKHLRAIDPIVARARFIMEEFIQHVTPLNMLQKPPEHANPRKLLAPNPALKPRYKPGANPQPRGDPQNARNNKRLARTQPTNEQDMKNEDKFTTKTDMNTAESSTIPMPLNEPQMYVQSKVISSLSTLPEISKLLFVCPLLLY from the exons atgatgaatAAT AGCACAGCAGTAAAATACAGGGATGAATATTACAACTATAGTCCTTACAACGCGACGCGCACGGTACCTCCGGGCATCGCTGCGTACCGCTCAGCGCTGACCCTGGACTGGCTGGCGGCTGAAGACTCCCGGCAGAGGGAGCTGGTCGCGGCCATAGAATCGGAACCCTTCACGCCCACACGACTCTCTCACTCAGACTGCATCAGCTACTCCAGACCCCCTTCAGGCACCGTCGCCAGGCTCATGTTGGAGTTACTCAA AAATTTGGAAGGTGACGACGGCAATCTCGTACCAAGTCTTATCCAAGCTTTAGTTCGTTCAAAACTACTCATGTTGGAGACATCAATGTTTGACAATGAACCGGATCTGGATTCCCTGGTGAAGACACCAGCAGCCATGATGGGCGAGCCCCAcacgacattcccgagaatccTTGCTACCATGTGGATGGCTGTGACGGACCCTAGCACGGTTAAAAAGCATGGATGGTGCACTATTAACAGG ATGACAATGTTTCTAGGAGCGACGAAGCCGAGTGACGTAGCGAAGCACCTGCGCGCAATAGATCCGATAGTTGCGCGGGCGCGGTTTATCATGGAGGAGTTCATCCAACACGTGACCCCGCTCAATATGCTGCAGAAGCCACCGGAACACGCTAATCCACGGAAACTGTTGGCTCCTAATCCTGCCCTTAAACCTAGA TACAAGCCTGGAGCGAATCCGCAACCTCGCGGTGATCCACAGAATGCCAGGAATAACAAGAGACTGGCGCGCACGCAGCCTACCAACGAACAAGATATG AAAAATGAAGACAAGTTTACAACCAAAACTGATATGAACACGGCGGAGTCCTCTACAATTCCGATGCCTCTCAACGAACCGCAGATGTATGTTCAGAGCAAGGTCATTTCTTCCCTCTCAACTCTGCCAGAAATCTCCAAGTTACTCTTCGTCTGTCCCCTTCTCTTGTATTAA